The Lycium barbarum isolate Lr01 chromosome 9, ASM1917538v2, whole genome shotgun sequence genome has a segment encoding these proteins:
- the LOC132609470 gene encoding putative late blight resistance protein homolog R1A-10 codes for MISFSPHHLRLFTKGESWMLLKENVFREGHCPQELKEIGKQIARKCGGLPLTIILIASLLAKHDKEIIYWQEVGESLKPNMQGCMDIIESSYQQLPIHLKKCFLYFASFLEDQKVPVKKLIRLWIAENFVEASTGSKSLEMIAMDYLMDLIRSNLVMVAKRNSLGDLKAVNVHDLIYEFSLKKATYGDSLLRIHDQLVAIYPSSNGSSGHLNIVAPACEDSITTLRFIPSVYSPLVDLDLTRSWKHLRVLDFSSVKLDKTLIEALQYLIHLKYLELRYFSNIPDPIFNLKELETFIVTGTYRKHHIPNSIWDMSSLRHLHISRLHTYQLLQDLDNLKTCTNLVINAGEYYQKFMKRLPNLEKLSCRLRGKSSIKFFPAFGSLIQLKSLKIGVSESAPVVDPYGFEDFIYPSNLKELTLSSLELPWSKISTIGRLSILEVLKLKRNSFTGRQWDIEDGDFPNLKVLKLTNLGFSEWTASDDSYPKLEQVVMQSCLNLKGIPESFGSKCTMQLIEVRSCPSIESSALKIKEMQIDEMGNSEFKVNIRK; via the exons ATGATCTCTTTCAGTCCTCATCACCTTCGTTTGTTCACTAAGGGAGAAAGCTGGATGCTACTGAAGGAGAACGTATTCAGAGAAGGCCATTGTCCTCAAGAACTCAAGGAGATAGGTAAGCAAATAGCGAGAAAGTGTGGAGGATTACCCCTTACAATTATATTGATAGCTAGTCTTCTTGCTAAACATGATAAGGAAATAATTTACTGGCAAGAAGTAGGTGAAAGTTTGAAACCCAATATGCAAGGTTGCATGGATATCATTGAATCAAGTTACCAGCAGTTGCCCATTCATTTGAAAAAATGCTTTCTCTACTTTGCTTCATTTTTGGAAGACCAGAAAGTTCCTGTTAAAAAACTGATACGACTGTGGATCGCGGAAAATTTTGTTGAAGCCAGTACTGGATCGAAGAGCTTAGAGATGATTGCAATGGACTACTTGATGGATTTAATAAGGAGCAACCTAGTGATGGTAGCTAAAAGAAATTCCTTAGGGGATCTCAAAGCCGTCAATGTTCATGATTTAATATACGAATTCAGCTTAAAGAAAGCTACATATGGCGACTCTTTGCTGAGGATACATGATCAGCT TGTGGCTATTTATCCTTCTTCCAATGGTAGTTCTGGACATCTGAATATAGTAGCACCTGCTTGTGAAGATAGTATCACCACCTTACGATTCATTCCCAGTGTATATTCTCCTTTGGTCGATTTAGATTTGACTAGATCCTGGAAACACCTGAGAGTACTAGATTTTAGTTCCGTAAAGCTGGATAAGACACTTATAGAGGCATTACAATATTTGATTCATTTGAAGTATTTGGAGCTGCGGTATTTTAGTAACATTCCAGATCCAATATTCAACCTAAAGGAGCTAGAGACATTTATAGTGACCGGAACCTATCGTAAACACCACATTCCGAATTCCATTTGGGACATGTCAAGCTTGAGACATCTGCATATAAGTCGTCTACATACGTATCAACTATTACAGGATCTTGACAACTTGAAAACATGCACCAATCTGGTTATTAATGCTGGGGAGTATTACCAGAAATTCATGAAAAGATTACCCAATCTTGAAAAGCTCAGTTGTCGGTTACGGGGAAAATCTTCTATAAAATTCTTTCCTGCTTTTGGCTCTCTCATTCAACTCAAATCTCTCAAGATTGGTGTCTCTGAGTCTGCGCCAGTCGTAGATCCCTATGGTTTTGAGGACTTTATATACCCATCAAACCTCAAGGAATTAACTTTGTCATCTCTTGAGCTCCCTTGGAGTAAAATTTCAACCATTGGCAGATTGTCCATCCTTGAAGTTCTGAAATTAAAGCGAAATTCTTTCACCGGGAGACAATGGGACATTGAGGACGGGGACTTTCCTAACCTTAAAGTCTTGAAACTGACGAATCTAGGATTCTCAGAATGGACCGCATCTGATGACTCGTATCCCAAACTAGAACAAGTAGTGATGCAAAGTTGTTTGAATCTAAAGGGAATTCCTGAAAGTTTCGGGAGCAAGTGTACAATGCAACTGATTGAGGTAAGATCATGTCCCTCTATTGAAAGTTCTGCCCTGAAAATTAAGGAAATGCAAATTGATGAGATGGGAAATTCGGAATTCAAGGTCAATATCCGGAAGTGA
- the LOC132612193 gene encoding putative late blight resistance protein homolog R1A-3, protein MVGFERETEMLIEQLVTGPRELDVISIFGMPGLGKTTLARKLYDHEAISNRFAIHLWCCSSQSYDNRALLLELLGHISKLDDSTKNKSNDELAEKLYKSLKGKRYLIVVDDVWSS, encoded by the coding sequence ATGGTCGGTTTTGAAAGAGAGACTGAAATGCTAATAGAGCAACTTGTGACAGGACCTCGGGAATTAGATGTGATCTCAATATTTGGAATGCCGGGACTAGGGAAAACAACTTTGGCTCGGAAATTGTATGATCATGAAGCAATTTCCAATCGCTTTGCCATTCACTTATGGTGTTGCTCTTCCCAATCTTATGATAATAGAGCTCTTTTGCTTGAATTATTGGGTCATATTTCCAAGCTTGATGATAGTACCAAAAATAAGAGTAATGATGAACTAGCTGAGAAGCTCTACAAAAGTTTGAAGGGAAAGAGGTACCTTATTGTTGTGGATGACGTGTGGAGCTCTTAG